CTGTGGTTGGTTGAGAGAGAGGATGCACTCGAGCGGCCGGTGATGCTTTCCGGTGCCGATGAGGACGCTTGGCTTGCAACCTTCTTGGAGGCAAGTGAGGTTGCGCGGCGGGAAGTTCCAGAAGTGGTGCTCCGAAGTTCCCAGTTCCGCATGGAGGTGCGCAACATAATGGCGCGCTGCGGGCAGGCGGGACTGCTTCCAGGGGATCTGGGACTTCTTGGTGTTGAGTTTGAGAAGCCGACCTGGAGAGTGGCTGCAACGGCCTACGCCGCCTACGCCGGCGACCGAAGCGCCTTCACGACCTCCTCGTCCCACATCGATGCCGCTCGAATACCGCTGATCGCCGCGGGAGTTCTTCGCGTTTGGGATTCGCTCGCGGAAGCTGAGGGGGTAGTGACGCCGAAGCCTCTGCCCGGCGTGGTGATAGTCGACGATTCTCAAGATCTCCCAAGGTCCGCGCTCCCCCTACTGGAAGAGATGGCATCCGCAGGATCTCAGGTGGTAATCACAGGAAGCCCAGATGAGGCGGTGGCTGCATTCCGTGGTGGGGTTCCAGATCTTGGCCGTATCTGCGCAGAAGAACTCGGAGCCTCTCGGGTACTGCTGCGGGACAATCACAGGTCGGCTCAAGGTGTTGCGTCGGCGATCCAGGAGGTAGAGGGGTGGTTTACTCCGCGGAGACGGGACCGGATCAGTAGGGAGGTCGTGCTTGACTCTGAGCACCGCGAAACCGGAGAGGGGGACGCGCCCAAGCGCGTTCTTGTTGAATCGCTGGCCACCCAGTCGCACTTGACGGAGCGGGTCAGTGCAGTCTTCCGTGCTTCGCATCTGTTTGGTGGCGTGGACTGGAAAGACATGGCGGTCGTTGTGCGTCACGCTGACGCGGTCGATGGTGTGGCTCGTGCTCTGGCACGGAACGGAGTTCCGGTGCAGAGCGGGGAGCGGCCCGTTGTACTCTCCAAAGTCCCATTGGTCTCCTCCATGTTGTCTCTACTCACCATCAAAGATGGTGATATGACTGCCGAAGCAGCCGACCAGGAAGCGTTAGAACTGGCAGTTTCTCCCCTTGTCAGGGTTGACTCCCTGGGCTTGTTCCGCATCTTGAGAGACTTTCGTGGTCAAGTTGAACCCGATGAACCCTCCGGCATCTGTGCCTTGTTCGACGCAATCGAGGCTGGCCGATATGTGCCGTCTCAACCCGGTCTCCAAGGCTCGTTCAGGAAGCTAAAGGTGGCCTCGCAGCTCTGGTCTGTGCGAGCCGCGGCTGCAGCGATGCCTGCGCAACAGGGGCTATGGATGGTTTGGGACATGTCAGGATTGGCGGAACCACTCCGTGACTCCGCGCTGCGTGGGGCTTCATCCGGGCGTGCCGCATCAGAAGACTTGGACAGTGTGCTCGCGTTATTCCGCAAGGCGGACCTGTGGAGCCAAGAGAGAGCAGATCAAGGTTCGACGGCGGCAGATGCCCGCACATTCGCGGAGCAAATCCTTGGGCAAACCATTGCCACAGATCCGCTTGTTCCACGCGGCCTCAACGAAGCTGGCGTATGGATTGTTACGCCCACGCAGGCTGCGGGAAGGGAATGGGAGACAGTTGTGGTCACGGGCTTGGACGAAGGGTCGTGGCCCTCCCCCCTGAGACGTGGCCTGGGTGATCTTCCGACGCTTGAAGGCATTCTGGATGATGCGCGGCTGCGTGGTTGGCCGGGTGAATCCCGGATTGCTGACTTCCTGCCAGATCGCAGCGCCGCGGTTCCTTTCAACCGGGCAGTTGCTTCTGCATCCCGAAGAGTAGATGAGGCGCGACTCTTCCTGGTTGCAATCTCTCGTTCACGGGGGGATGTTCACCTTCTGTGCACGAACAATGAGGACTCCTCGCCCTCGGCCTTCATAACCAATCTTCTTGACTCAGGCGTGGCCGGTGAGGTGCGGAGGACGGGCGGTCAGGAAGGGCAGGTGGGCTCGGCGCTGACGATTCCGACACTTGTCTCACAAATGCGAAGGAGACTAGTCGGTACGAATAGCTCCTCGGATGAGAAAAAGGAGGCTGCACGCGTTCTTGCGCTCTTGTGGCGTGAAGGTGTGGATCAAGCAGATCCGGGCCTGTGGGACACCGGAGGGTCGCTAAGTACGGACAGTCCGGTGCTGGAACAGGGACCCGTTCGCCTTGGTCCATCGTCCATCCAGACAGCTGTCGATTGCGGTCTGAAGTGGTTCCTCCAGGATATAGGTGGGCACAATCAGGAGCTTCACTCAGAGGCAAGGAACCTTGATGGGGCAATGATCGGGACGATCATGCACAGGTTAGCTGAGGAAAACCCGCATGCAGGGCCTGCGGAGATGAGGTTGGCGTTAGATCAAGCTTGGGAACAGCTTGGCCTCACCCTAGATACCTACTGGGAGAGAAGGGCATTTTCTGAGATGTCCAACATGGCCACCCGGATGGGACAGTACTTTTCTTCTTTCAAAGGTGAGGTGCTTACTGAGCAGACGGTGAGGTTTCCTCTGGGAGACGTCCTCGTCTCGGGGCGTGCGGACAGGATCGAAATCGATGGCGAAGGCTTGGCGCGGGTCATTGATGTTAAGACGGGGAAGTCAGACGCCAGGGCCAAAGGCGAGGACAACCTGCAGCTTGCCGTCTACCAGGTTGGCGTAGTGGAAGACGGATACCAGACGGGCGGCGCGGCATTGCTAGCACTGCGAAGCGACAGCCCGCTGAAGGCACAGGAAGCATTCGATCAGGAACAGATTGGTGAGACGAAGGGTCTTCTTCGAGACCTGGGTGATCAGTTGGGTGGTAAGCGCCTGCTGGCTCGTCCGGAGGCTTCCCTCTGTCGGTCTTGTGCCTTTCGGCATGTTTGTCCTGCCCAGGCCGACTCGACAAGGAGCAGCGAATGAGGGAACACGCTCTTGGGTGCGACGCACATGTTGGAGCGCCGCCAAGTGAGAAGCCGGGGTCACCTTCTCTAGCAGAGTTGATTCGGACACTTGGTTTGCAGACACCTACTTCCGAGCAGGCAGCAATCGCAGAGTATCCGCCCTTCAGCGAAGTTGACGGTGTCGAGCGGGGGCTTCCGCTGCTTGTTGTCGCCGGGGCAGGGTCAGGAAAAACAGAGACCCTGTCACTGCGCGCCACGTATATCGCAGCACACTACGGCATCCCCGGAGAGAGCATACTTGGCCTGACGTTTACCCGGAAGGCAGCGGGGGAGCTGTCGCAGAGGCTTCGGGATCGACTTCAGTCATGGGCCGATATCTGCCAAGAGAGCGGTGGGGGAGCCTCGGCGGGTGCAGGCTTGGCTTCACGGTTGGACTTCAGTCACGTTCCAGAGGCAACGACATACAACGCATTTGCACTTGGCATCGTGCAAGAGTTCGGTGGGGCAGCGGGGTTCGACCCTCAGGTGTCCCATATGGGGGAAGCCGCAGCATGGCAACTCATGAGCGAGGTTGTGGCGTCGTGGCGTGAAGACCTTGCAAAGGAAGATTCAGAGGCGACGGTCGTTGAGAGGGCGCTAGGCCTCAGGGATGCCATTGCAAATCAAGCGATGACTGTCGAGCAGGCACGTGCCGGACTCCTAAGGCTTTATGGACAGTTTGAGAGTGCTCGCCTTGAAGGAAAGAGGTCTTTCACCAAGTCCTTCTATGTTCCGGGTCAGCAAACAGTATCTCAGCGCCTCGAACTACTCAAAATGATCGAGGTCTTCGATCAACGTAAACAAGCCATGGGGCAAATGGACTATGCCGACCAAGTCAGTGCGGCGATACGGATAGTCGAAGAGTTTCCAGCAGTGCGCGAAGAACTCCGAGAACGCCACAAAGTGGTCTTTCTGGATGAGTTTCAAGATACCTCTGTTGCGCAGATGCGGTTCTTGGCATCCCTCTTCGGAGACCACCCGGTCACCGCGGTGGGTGACCCCAATCAGGCGATTTATGGTTGGCGTGGCGCTTCCGCGGCTTCACTTGAGGAGTTTCATCCTAGGTTCAACAGGGGGGCTGTACCTGAAAAGACACTGACTCTGTCGACTGCTTGGCGTAACGACCAAGCTATTCTTCGGGCTGCTAATGTCCTGGCGGCGCCGCTTGCGAAAGTCCCAACCTATGCGCGCACCTCACGGAAAAATGAGGGGTCCGAGGTGGTTCTTCCACAACTTCAATCTCGAAGTCACGCTGGCGTGGGTTCATCACAGGCAGTCTTTACCGTCACAGACAGCGAAGCGTTGCTACGCACAGTTGAGTTCGTCAAGCAGTCCCGTGAGAAGTTCTCTGCCGATGACGGTCACACGCCTGCTTCGGTTGCAGTTCTGTCCCGAACGAGGGCCGCTTTGCAGCCGGTAGTAACCGCCCTTCGTGAGGCCGGAGTGCCTGCACAGATCGTTGGTGGGGACTCTTTGCTTGGACATCCGGTGATACGGGACCTCAGGGCAGCCCTAGAGATATCTAACGACGTCGGCAAGTCTGCGCAGCTTCTAAGACTACTAACCCACCTTGACCTTGGTGCAGGGGACCTTCGAGCCCTAGGGAACTATGCGAGAGCACTTTCCTTCCGGCGCAGTTTGCCCTCAGGCGACCGGTCCCAGCATTCGACACCTGAAGCGGAGTTGCAGCATTCAAAGGACAAGGGGCAGGTGGGCCGAGCTTCGGAGCGTGAGGCGCCTCTACTGCTCGATGCAGTTGATGCCTGCTCCCAAGGTGTTCCGATTAAGGGCCTCAGCGAGGTTGGGGCACGGCGCGTTGCACGCCTCGGGATGCGACTGCGCAATCTCCGGTCGTGGTCCACGATGGGTCTGGCAGAGCAGATTCAGGAAGCCAGAAGTCTGCTGGGATTGGACCAGGAGGCAGCGGCGGATCCGACCTCTGAAGATGTCACAGCAGTCCTGGATGTCTTTGCTGATGTCGCACTTGAGTATGAGGCCGGAGCTCAAAGGGCAACCATGGGAGCATTTCTCACCTGGCTGGATGCAGTGGAGAAAAAGGAGCGGGGTCTTTCTGTTCCGTCCGTCAACATCGATCCCAATGCTGTCCAAGTCATGACCATTCATGCCTCAAAGGGACTCGAATGGGATGCAGTAGCCCTGGTCGATGTGGCAGCTAGTCGCTTTCCCAGTACAAGGGGAAAGGGCTCAACTACGTCAAAGGGTGTCACCAAGCCTCCACAGATTCCTGCTCCCGCAATGGGCTGGTGGCAGGATGCGGGTGTTCTGCCATATCCGCTCCGGGATGACCACGCCCATCTTCCGGATCCGCAAATATGGGACATGTCCAGATCCGGAGGTGCAATGGCTGCGGAGTTCAAAGAAGAGGTTGGCCAGTACCTCCAGGATGAGGAACGCAGACTCGCTTATGTTGCTGTGACCCGAGCAAAGCGCGCACTACTGTTGATTGGCTCTTGGTTCGGGGATGGTGTGACACCTCGTTTTCCGTCCGTATTCATGGCGGAGCTTTTTGCAGCGGCGAAGAGTGCCACCGGGGTGAACAGCGGTCCGGCCTGGCGCGACTTCCTTGATGGTAGTCCCCATGACTTTTCCGTTCCCAGCAACAGCAATGGGCATCGTGGGAAGTCCGCAGCTGTTCCTGCTCTCACCATGGGCGAGCTTGCCCCCCTTCCTCCCCGCGAGGAATGGGAGTCGTTGACTCGCCGCGGCGAGTCAACGGTGTTCCCGCGGGATCCGGGTCCCGTGCGACGGCAAGGCGAGCAGGCGGCAGCCCGCGTTATCGAAGCATTCACGAGTGATGACAACCAGACTGCCAGTCGGTCGGAAAGTCTTGCGTCCCTATCCGACCAACTCTTAGCAAAAACGACCGAGTTGCTCCTTGCGGAGCGTGATCATGAAGAGGCATGGCAAAAGGGTATTGAGCAGAATCTCAGCGGAGACGGTGTCCTAGATCGCGTTGCCTTGTTACGTCCACTTTCAGTCACCGAGATTGCTGGGTTTGCGGTGGATCCCCAGGTTGGTGCTCGCGATATGTTGAGGCCGGTACCTGCCAAACCGGGCCAATCGGCGCTGGTTGGAACACTGCTTCATTCCTGGTTAGAGAGGAAGTTACGGCGGCTTTCCGTCGCGGCTGCCAATCCCGACGGCGAAGAAGGCGAGCGTGGCAGCGGCGTGCTCAGTCCGGATGAGTATGAGCTTTTTTCTGAGCTGAGGACGTCGGCAGAAGCGATTGACCTAACTCAATATGAGGTTGTCGCGGTTGAAGTTCCCTTCACGGTCACTCAACGGGGGCGGATAGTCCGTGGTCGAATCGATGCGGTCTTGCGGGACTCAAGTGGCGACTATATGTTGATCGATTGGAAGACGTCCTCGCGCAAGAAAACCTCACTGAGTGCGCAGGAACGCAAGCGCTATGGGACCCAACTGGGCTATTACCGGCAGGCATGGGCTGACCGTGCAGAAGCCGATAATTCCTCTTTGACGTGTGCACTAGTTTTCATCTACCCGGGGGGCACCTGGTGGGTGTCAGAAGCTGAAATTGTGGGCGAGGACCCTGCTCAGATGTAGAAGGTTCACCGGGGCGCCGTTAGGGGACTTCGATGCTGCCGGTCTGGTCTGAATCCCACGTGGGCTCCGCCCCGGTTGGGTGGGTTCCTGCTGATCGAGCTGACTGATGCGGAAATGGGTCATAAGCGCCGGTGGCATGTTCCTGATCCTCAGCTGTCTCCTGAGTGCCACCCAAGCCAATTCTTCGAGGACTCTGCGCTGAGGGCACAATCACCTCTGTTTCTTGTGCCTGCCACCTCGAACGTGGCCCGGAGCCAGTCCCGGGTTCAGTCTGCTGCAACCGCATTAGGGGCTCCTCTTCCACGGTGAAGGCGATCTCAACAACCTCTTGCCGTTTGGGTACCAACCTGTGGTCGCCAATCTCAGAGTCCATGTCTCGAAGCGCCTGCACACCGGCTCGTCGCCATTCACGGTCCTCACATGCGACTCCGCGCGCGTACCACCTGAGAGTCTCAAGTTCCGCAAGCAGCGTTGCGCGGGCAAGTACATGCAAGTCGGGAGATTTCCTGGCTAAAGCGTATGCCGATTCAAATGAGCTTAGGAACGCATCTGATGCATATAGCATCAGCCATGCCATGTCCTGCGCTGGGTCCCCAACTGCCGCAGAATCAAACCCGAAGATTCCCAGCACTGCTCCGCCGGGGGCCACATACACATCTTGAGAGCATAAGGAGCCGTGGAGTGGGACTGGTTGAAAGACCCAAAGTGAGTCTTCACTGAGCGCGTCAAGCCACCTGGACCTCAATCGCGCAGGGATCGCGCTCACATGCCTATCGACGAGCTGCTTGAGAGCACGGCGTGTTCTCTCGGCATCTGCGTACTGTCCACAGATGCGCGCAAATTGGGTCGCCTCCAGCTCGTGAAGCGCCGCCAAAGATGATCCAAGTGACTTGGGGAGAAGGCCTGCTACGGAAAGGTTCTCGTTAGTGAGCGCTGCGCCGCCGGGATGGCGAAAGACCATTACGGTGCCTCCACCATTGCGACGGATCTCTCCCTCCAATACTGGCGTCTCGAAAGGGAGTTTCCGGTCTGCCTGTGCGTCTTTCAAGAAGTCGGTAGTCCTAACGAAACGCTCCTCCTTCTTGTCGCTCCACGCATGGGCCGGGGCCCAGGAAAGCCATGAATCGCCAAGAGCGTCGACAAGGGACAGCCATTGACCAGAGTCAGATGACTGCATTGCTCCCCTTATTCCCCTCACCTGAATGGATGGCATCGCGGCGGAGCTCAGAGCCGCAAGTTCGAGTTCCGATACTGGCTGGACATTCTTGGATTCAGACATCACTGCCTAACGCTATCGTGCGGACCGAGCGAAGAGTGGATCACACCCCGAATTGGCATCGGTTAGGCTTCACGTGTGAGTACTGACTTTTCTTCCGCCATCGCCGCACTGCGAACCACCATGGGTAACATCGTGGCTGTCTCCAATCCTGACTTCCTGAAGTCTGAGATTGCGAGGTTGTCTGAGGCCGCAGCTGCCCCCGACCTTTGGGATGATGCTGATGAGGCTCAGAAGGTGACCTCGGAGCTCAGTCACATGCAGTCCGACCTTGAACGTCTTGATCGGACAGTCGCACGCATCGATGACCTTGAAGTTCTTGTTGAAATGGCTGAAGAGTCGTCCGACGAGGACGAAAAACGCGAACTCCTTGCAGAGGCGCAGACTGATTTGGGTGCCCTTGAGGCCGATGTAGCTGAGTTGGAGATCCGAACCCTGCTGGACGGTGAGTACGACGAACGGCACGCTGTCGTGACTATTCGGTCCGGTGCGGGCGGGGTTGACGCTGCAGACTTCGCTCAAATGCTCATGCGTATGTACTTGAGGTGGGCTGAACGCAAGGGCTACAAGACTCGCGTCCTCGACACATCCTATGCGGAAGGTGCAGGAATAAAGTCGGCAACTTTCGAGGTTGAGGCGCCCTATGCCTACGGCACACTCTCTGTGGAAGTGGGAACCCACCGACTGGTCCGCATCAGTCCATTTGATAATCAGGGGAGACGTCAAACCAGTTTTGCGGCAGTGGAGATAATCCCCCTGATTGAAACCACGGACGAGGTCGATATTCCTGAAACCGAGCTGAAGATCGATGTCTTCCGTTCCTCAGGTCCAGGAGGTCAGTCTGTGAACACGACGGACTCTGCAGTGCGAATGACGCATATCCCCACTGGCATAGTTGTCTCAATGCAGGACGAGAAATCGCAGATCCAGAACCGTGCGGCAGCACTGCGTGTCCTCCAGTCCAGACTACTCATCCTTCGTCATGAGGAAGAAAAGGCCATGAAGGATGAACTGAAGGGCGATGTCAAGGCTTCTTGGGGTGATCAGATGCGCTCGTACGTTCTGCAGCCTTTCCAGATGGTCAAAGACTTGAGGACGGAGCATGAATCGGGCAATACCCAGGCTGTTTTTGACGGGGACTTAGATGACTTCATTGATGCGGGAATCCGTTGGAGGAAGAACAGTCAAAAAGAACAGTTTGGTGCCTGAGCGCAAAATCAGCACACGAGGGCGCGCCGCTGAGAACCGTGATCATTGCCTGCATAGGGTAGAACGGTTGACAACTCAGTCAGGTCCAGGGCCCCAGAGCAAGAGTTTGTGAGTAGTGAGAGATGATCCGTTTCGAAAACGTTACCAAGGTGTACGCACGCGGAGCCGCGCCTGCACTCGACGATGTCTCCCTTGAGATTGAGCGAGAAGAATTCGTCTTCTTGGTAGGAAAATCAGGTTCTGGAAAGTCAACATTCCTCCAGTTGGTTCTCCGTGAGCAGCGTGCAACTGTGGGGTCAGTCTGGGTCTTGGGTCGCGACCTCACGCATTTGTCGCAATGGCGCGTGCCAAAGCTGCGTCGCCAAGTAGGGACGGTGTTTCAAGATTTCCGTCTGCTTCCACAGAAAACCGTGTATGAGAATGTGGCTCTGGCGATGCAGGTCATTGGAAGACCAAAACACGCCATTGCCGCGGCTGTTCCCGAAGTAGTAGAAATGGTCGGGTTGCAGGGCAAAGAGAGTCGGCTCCCTAGCGAGCTATCTGGTGGTGAGGAGCAACGTGTTGCTATCGCTCGGGCGATGGTGAATCGCCCACCTTTACTCCTTGCCGATGAGCCCACAGGGAACCTGGATCCGGAGACCAGCCTGGGGATTATGCGGTTGTTGGACAGGATTAACCGCTCTGGAACCACGGTAGTTATGGCAACCCACGACTCGAAGATTGTCGATCAAATGCGTAAGCGCGTCATCGAGTTGGAGGACGGACATGTCATCCGCGATCAGGATCGCGGCGTATACGGGGGGACGCGCTAACCATGCGACTCAGATTCATTCTGTCGGAGACCGGTAAGGGCCTGTCCCGAAACAAGGCGATGGCAGTTGCCGTCATAATTGTTACCTATATTTCTCTTCTCTTTGTTGGTGTTGCTGCGCTCGCTCAAATCCAGGTCAACATGTTGAGGACTGACTGGTACGACAAGATCGAAGTTTCGATTTACATGTGCGCGGCAGATGACCGTGCGCCGTCTTGTGATCTTCAAGAAGCGACTGAAGAGCAGATAGACGAGGTACGCACACGCCTTGCGTCGGACGACCTCCGGCCGTATGTCGAAGAGGTATACGAAGAAACAAAGGAAGAGGCGTTTGCAGCCTTCCAAGAAATGTACGGTGACACCGCATTGGGGGACTGGACCAGTGCGGACATGCTGCAGTTCTCTTTCCGCGTGAAACTTGTTGATCCGGAGCAGTACGAGATCATTCAGGAGGAGTTTGGCGGAAGCCCCGGTGTCTCCGAAGTTCGGGATCAGCGGGAGCTTGTCGAACCAATGTTCAATGTTATCGAAATGGCGAAGCTACTCTCTCTCGCGCTTGCGGGGATTATGACGATTGCGGCTGTCCTACTGATCACGGTAACGATCCGATTGAGTGCAATGAGCAGGGAGCGTGAAACCCAGATCATGCGTCTGGTCGGCGCGTCGAACCTCTTCATTCAGGCACCATTTATGGTCGAGGGCGCAATCGCAGCACTAGTTGGGGCAGCCTTGGCGGTTGGGACACTGTTTGGTGGAGTCCACCTGTTGGTTAACAACTGGTTGGCCGATTCGTTCAATTGGGCCCAGTTCATTGGGTTCCAGGAAGTTTGGATGATCACGCCTCTTCTGGTGGGAGCAGCTCTTCTGTTAGCCTTGGTCGCATCTGCATTCTCATTGGCCAAGTACACGCGGGTGTGATACATGAGTTCAAACAGTAGTCAGAAGAAGAATCCGGCTCGACGTCGACGCTGGATACAGTTTGGCGCGATCCTAGCGGCAGTTGCACTAGTGATGATGACGGTCTTGTCGATCCCCGCGATGGATGCGTCCGCAGATGAGCGGTCGGACGCGGTTCAGCGACTCAATGAGAGCCGATCGAAAGTTGATGGCCTCCAGGACAAAGTTGAGGGCATCGATGCGGAGCTAGCTTCCCTGTTTCGGCAGATGGAGCAAACCAAGATAGATGTTGCTACCGCCCAAATTGAACTTGTTGATACAGAGGCAGAACTTGCAGAAGCGCAGCGCAACCTCACTACAGCGAGGGCCGAGCTGCAGGAGGCTCAAAGAGAACTTGATGAGCTCACAACTGCGGTAGGTGTCTCCCAGAGTAATGAGGGTACTCTTACCGCTGCCGTCGGGGATATGGCCAGAGAGCTGTACCGGGGGAAGTCCACCTCGACCATGCAGGTGGTCATGTCTGCTGAGGGGACAGCAGAGATCAACAGCAGAGCATCTGCGGCCAGCAGCCTGGGTCGGGTCCAGTCCAAGGCACTTGATGAAGTTCGCTCTTCATTGGTGGTGCAGGAGAACCAGCAGGAGCGTCAGACCGCGATCACCGAGAGAATTGCTGTCCTAGAGGCCGAGGCCAAGGCTGCAGCGGAGGCTGCTGAAGGAGCCAAAGCGATTGTCGAGGACAAGCTGGACGCCTTGGAGGAGCTGCAGGTAACACAGAGTCAAGCAGAAGCTGAATGGAACGCGCGTAAGAGTGAAGCGGAGGCGCAGTTGGCTTCCTATGACGCTGCCGGTGCGCAGGCTGCCTCGGATATTGCGCGAATTGACGGGGAGAATGCTACCAATCAGACAGTATTCGAGAGCGGTGGAGGCTCAGCTTCTGCATCCTCTGGCGGAGTGTTTGGAAATCCGTTCAGCTTCAGTGCCCCTGTGACCTCAAATTACGGGTGGCGAGTCCACCCCATTTTCGGCACTCCCAGGCTTCATGATGGAACTGATTTCGGAGCGGCGTGTGGAACCCCACTTTTGGCAACACGAGCAGGACAAGTAACGTCGGCCGGTTGGCTTGATGGACTTGGCAATCAGGTCACCATCAACCACGGGTTGGTGAACGGAAGCTCGATGGTGACAAGATCAGGGCATATGCAAAGCATTGCAGTATCGGCAGGTCAGTCTGTGTCCCGCGGACAAATTATTGGATACACGGGCACCACCGGTAACTCGACGGGTTGCCACCTCCACCTGTCCCTGTTTGTCAACGGGTCGAGCACTTCAATCCTCGGCTATATGTAAGACTGCCTGCTTCGTGTAGGCATCCTCGACCGGGAGCCTACCTTGCGAGGTGCGACCACCTCTGTTGGGAGCATTCTTCATGCTGTATGCTGACGCGCTGATACCAAATGGGGATTGAGAGATGGCAAAGAACTGGAAGCAACCCAAACCCACTGAGGGTGAGCGCAAGAAGGCGCTATCTGACGAGAAGAAGGTCGTCGCCCGCAATCGTCGTGCCAGACACGATCTAGAGATCGAGGACACACTTGAGGCGGGGATCGCCCTCGGCGGTACCGAAGTGAAGGCGTTGCGGATGGGTAGAGCGTCTATTGTCGACGGGTGGGTAGAGTTTGACCGCGGCGAGGCATGGCTTTACGGAATCAACGTTCCCATGTATTCGCAAGGGTCGTGGAATAACCACGCGCCCACTCGTAAGCGGAAGCTTCTGATGCACAAGTCGGAAATTGAGAGGTTTGCGCAGCGCGTGTCGGCCAAGGGATACACGGTTGTGCCATTGGAGTTGTACTTCATTGGGGGTCGGGCGAAGGTAGAGATCGGCCTTGGCCGAGGTAAGAAAGAGTGGGACAAGCGGCAAGCGTTGAGGGAAAAACAGGATGAACGTGAGGCTCGACGCGCAATGAGTAACTACCTCAAGAGACCCACCAGGGCATAGATGCTATAGCAATTACTAGTGGA
This genomic stretch from Schaalia sp. JY-X169 harbors:
- the ftsE gene encoding cell division ATP-binding protein FtsE gives rise to the protein MIRFENVTKVYARGAAPALDDVSLEIEREEFVFLVGKSGSGKSTFLQLVLREQRATVGSVWVLGRDLTHLSQWRVPKLRRQVGTVFQDFRLLPQKTVYENVALAMQVIGRPKHAIAAAVPEVVEMVGLQGKESRLPSELSGGEEQRVAIARAMVNRPPLLLADEPTGNLDPETSLGIMRLLDRINRSGTTVVMATHDSKIVDQMRKRVIELEDGHVIRDQDRGVYGGTR
- the ftsX gene encoding permease-like cell division protein FtsX — protein: MRLRFILSETGKGLSRNKAMAVAVIIVTYISLLFVGVAALAQIQVNMLRTDWYDKIEVSIYMCAADDRAPSCDLQEATEEQIDEVRTRLASDDLRPYVEEVYEETKEEAFAAFQEMYGDTALGDWTSADMLQFSFRVKLVDPEQYEIIQEEFGGSPGVSEVRDQRELVEPMFNVIEMAKLLSLALAGIMTIAAVLLITVTIRLSAMSRERETQIMRLVGASNLFIQAPFMVEGAIAALVGAALAVGTLFGGVHLLVNNWLADSFNWAQFIGFQEVWMITPLLVGAALLLALVASAFSLAKYTRV
- a CDS encoding M23 family metallopeptidase yields the protein MSSNSSQKKNPARRRRWIQFGAILAAVALVMMTVLSIPAMDASADERSDAVQRLNESRSKVDGLQDKVEGIDAELASLFRQMEQTKIDVATAQIELVDTEAELAEAQRNLTTARAELQEAQRELDELTTAVGVSQSNEGTLTAAVGDMARELYRGKSTSTMQVVMSAEGTAEINSRASAASSLGRVQSKALDEVRSSLVVQENQQERQTAITERIAVLEAEAKAAAEAAEGAKAIVEDKLDALEELQVTQSQAEAEWNARKSEAEAQLASYDAAGAQAASDIARIDGENATNQTVFESGGGSASASSGGVFGNPFSFSAPVTSNYGWRVHPIFGTPRLHDGTDFGAACGTPLLATRAGQVTSAGWLDGLGNQVTINHGLVNGSSMVTRSGHMQSIAVSAGQSVSRGQIIGYTGTTGNSTGCHLHLSLFVNGSSTSILGYM
- the smpB gene encoding SsrA-binding protein SmpB, giving the protein MAKNWKQPKPTEGERKKALSDEKKVVARNRRARHDLEIEDTLEAGIALGGTEVKALRMGRASIVDGWVEFDRGEAWLYGINVPMYSQGSWNNHAPTRKRKLLMHKSEIERFAQRVSAKGYTVVPLELYFIGGRAKVEIGLGRGKKEWDKRQALREKQDEREARRAMSNYLKRPTRA